A single Bufo bufo chromosome 6, aBufBuf1.1, whole genome shotgun sequence DNA region contains:
- the SEPTIN9 gene encoding septin-9 isoform X5, translating to MTDLIRDAGVKQPLPTRGVGDKPASDFGYVGIDAILEQMRKKAMKQGFELNIMVVGQSGLGKSTLINTLFKSKVSRKSVQPAAEERIPKTIEIKTITHDVEEKGVRMKLTVIDTPGFGDHINNENCWLPIMKFINDQYEKYLQEELNINRKKRIPDSRVHCCIYFIPATGHSLRPLDIEFMRRLSKVVNIVPVIAKADTLTLEERDYFKQRIRADLQNNGIDIYPQKEFDEDAEDRLVNEKIREMIPFAVVGSDQEYQINGRRILGRKTKWGTIEVENIAHCEFACLRDLLIRTHMQNIKDITSNIHFEAYRVKRLQEGNILSNGTAEKDYSSNEM from the exons ATGACCGATCTGATCAGGGACGCGGGGGTGAAGCAGCCCCTTCCTACCAGGGGAGTGGGCGATAAGCCAGCTTCAGATTTTGGATACGTGGGAATAGATGCCATTTTGGAACAGATGAGAAAAAAGGCCATGAAGCAAGGTTTTGAGCTGAACATCATGGTGGTCG gtcaGAGCGGTCTTGGAAAATCCACATTAATAAACACCCTCTTCAAATCCAAGGTCAGCAGGAAATCTGTGCAACCTGCAGCTGAGGAACGAATCCCCAAAACTATAGAAATTAAAACTATCACTCACG ACGTTGAAGAGAAAGGAGTGCGGATGAAACTGACAGTTATTGACACTCCCGGATTTGGAGACCACATAAATAACGAGAACTG CTGGCTGCCCATTATGAAGTTCATCAATGACCAGTACGAGAAGTATCTACAGGAGGAGCTTAACATCAATCGCAAGAAGCGGATTCCTGACTCCCGGGTCCATTGCTGTATATACTTCATCCCAGCCACAGGACACTC ACTCCGGCCTTTGGACATCGAGTTCATGCGACGCCTGAGTAAGGTGGTCAATATCGTGCCAGTCATTGCCAAAGCGGACACCTTAACCCTAGAAGAGAGGGATTATTTCAAGCAGAGA ATCCGTGCTGATCTCCAGAACAATGGGATAGATATTTATCCACAGAAGGAGTTTGATGAGGATGCAGAAGACAGACTGGTGAACGAGAAGATCAGA gaaATGATTCCATTTGCCGTGGTAGGCAGTGACCAAGAATACCAGATCAATGGCAGGAGGATACTGGGCCGAAAAACAAAGTGGGGGACCATTGAAG TTGAAAACATAGCTCATTGTGAATTTGCCTGCCTGAGAGATCTTCTGATCAG GACGCACATGCAGAATATCAAAGACATAACCAGCAATATTCACTTTGAGGCATACCGTGTCAAGCGACTCCAAGAAGGAAACATCCTCTCCAACGGCACAGCAGAAAAAGACTACTCCTCCAATGAGATGTAA